A part of Scleropages formosus chromosome 3, fSclFor1.1, whole genome shotgun sequence genomic DNA contains:
- the LOC114910256 gene encoding mitochondrial import inner membrane translocase subunit Tim29-like — protein sequence MAAFRVLRRLCSSAARSKGTRWERLRNSRLGLWCASLLGDYREACREVVVGAWERPLKASAYIGLLAGAWVSYRTNPDDGSFESGLLEMANKLGLLSPWIRSGPSDSHVQGLLQLRNQGRLRYASLGVASVMYRADYDPATGLYEARCSFLSAPWAELPGRVLDVGFAGRWWLLDARMRDYDVNEEEFQHLPPALLATAPPAARETETNEQLHQESWKALEMKAEDIEQAEHEERREGGRIQS from the exons ATGGCCGCTTTCCGTGTGCTTAGGAGGTTGTGTTCCAGCGCAGCGCGCAGTAAGGGCACGAGGTGGGAGCGGCTCAGGAACAGCCGCCTCG GGCTATGGTGCGCTAGCTTGCTCGGCGATTACAGGGAGGCTTGTCGCGAAGTGGTTGTCGGGGCCTGGGAACGACCGCTGAAGGCCTCCGCCTACATCGGCCTGCTTGCCGGAGCATGGGTCTCATACCGCACCAACCCAGATGACGGCTCCTTCGAGAGCGGCCTGCTTGAGATGGCCAATAAGCTGGGCCTGCTGTCGCCGTGGATACGAAGCGGCCCTTCCGACAGTCACGTGCAGGGCCTTTTGCAGCTGCGAAACCAGGGCCGGCTGAGGTACGCCAGTCTCGGCGTGGCCTCTGTGATGTACCGTGCCGACTACGACCCAGCAACCGGCCTGTACGAGGCGCGCTGCTCCTTCCTCTCTGCACCCTGGGCAGAGCTGCCGGGCCGTGTACTGGATGTGGGCTTCGCAGGGCGCTGGTGGCTCCTGGATGCGCGGATGAGGGACTATGATGTGAACGAGGAGGAATTCCAGCACCTGCCCCCGGCGCTGTTGGCGACAGCGCCTCCCGCTGCCCGTGAGACTGAAACGAACGAGCAGCTGCACCAGGAGTCGTGGAAGGCGCTGGAAATGAAAGCGGAAGACATAGAGCAGGCAGAGcatgaggagaggagagaaggaggCAGGATACAGTCATGA